The Candidatus Binatia bacterium genomic interval CGCACAAAAAAAACCATGCCATCAATCCGTACGGGAGAAAACGCATGTGCCTCCTCCTTTTCCCAAGGCTCCGCCGAGCGTGAATTGGAAAGGGGTGACCGCCGTGCGGCTTATAAAGGAAAGATCGTCAGCGCACCCGCGACCGGCGGGCGAAAGTCTCCTTGGCGATTTTCTCGACCAGATCGTCGCTCGACTTTCGGAACTCCAGGTCCAGAAGCACCATGTTCTTGATGCCTTCGGGGTCGAGCTTGGTCATGCCCTCGCGCATGACCGTGAATTCCCGATCGACCAGGAACTGTTGCCCTTCTTTGGAGAGGACGAAATCGACGAACAGCGCGGCGGCGTGCGGATGAGGCGCGGTCTTGAAAGCCCCCGCCGCGGCGAGCGTCACCACAAACGGATAGGCGAAGTGATAATCGACCGGCGCGCCTTTTTGCTTGAGCTCCTTCAATAGCGAAAGCCTGAGCTCGGGGGAGGAGTAGATCTCGCCCGCCGCGAGGAGCTGTATTTGCAAAGTGCGTCCGCGGCGAAACTGGATGTTCTGAGTCTCGACCAACCTGCGGAAAAAATCCTGGGCCTTTTCCTTGCCGAAGGCCTTGAGCGCGCCGCGGATGAAATTGTTCGGGAGAGGATCCAGCCCGATCTTGTCCTTCCAGTAAGGATCGAGGAGATCGAGATAGGTTTTCGGCAGCCGCTTGCGATCGATAAACCTCGTATTGTAGCCGAACGTCCATTCCGAGATGAAGATAGTCGTCCAGCGGCCGTCCTTGTCTTTGTAGTCCTTGGAAAAATATTTCCATTCGGGAGAGCGATGCTTCGCCAGCACGTCGGCCTCCGTGAAGGACAGGGCGACGTTGTCGCCGCCGGCAAAGACGTCGGCGATGTGCCGCCCCGCGCGATACTCCGTCAAATAGCGGTCGGCGAGCGCCTCGCCCCGTCCCTCGCGGATGAACTGCGTCTTGATGAACGGATATTTTTTGCTGAAGGTGGCGAGTAGCTGCTCGATCATCTCGCGCACAAAGACCGCGTAAAGCGTCAAAGAGCCTTCTTTCTTGGCGCCTTCGACGAGGACCTGTTGACGCTGCTGCGGTGAAAGGCCTTCCAGCTTCTGGTAGAGCTTCTCGGAATCCTGGGCGGTCGCCGAGACAGGAAGGAGCAGAGACGAAACGACGATGAGAACTTTGAGTCGTCGAAGCCAAAGCATGCTGCGCTCCTTAGCTGCGGGAAATCTTCGCCTCGCCGTGCCGTCAGAACATTTATCTCTTTCGCCGGTAGAAAACAATCAGCGCGCCGCGCCGTTCACGTTCCTTCGGTCAGCGCAGTTGTGGTACAGTAGTTATGGATATGAAAAATCCGCGACAGATTTGCCACTTCACCGCCTCCAATCCGGGTTACCTTACGCTCGAAGGCACCAACCAGTATCTTCTCGGCAAAGACGAGATCACCGTCGTCGACGTCGCGCTCTCATCGCCCGCTAACATCGATGGCATCATCGAGCGGGCGGAGGCGATGGGCGGGAAGAAGATCGAAAAGATCCTGCTCACGCACATTCACAGCGACCACTCAGGCGGCGCGCTGGCGCTGAAGAAACGCTCAGGCGCCAAGCTGGGGATTTCACGGCTCCGCGCGGGGTACGTCGGCGAGGAGGATTTTACCTACGGCGAAG includes:
- a CDS encoding extracellular solute-binding protein, which produces MLWLRRLKVLIVVSSLLLPVSATAQDSEKLYQKLEGLSPQQRQQVLVEGAKKEGSLTLYAVFVREMIEQLLATFSKKYPFIKTQFIREGRGEALADRYLTEYRAGRHIADVFAGGDNVALSFTEADVLAKHRSPEWKYFSKDYKDKDGRWTTIFISEWTFGYNTRFIDRKRLPKTYLDLLDPYWKDKIGLDPLPNNFIRGALKAFGKEKAQDFFRRLVETQNIQFRRGRTLQIQLLAAGEIYSSPELRLSLLKELKQKGAPVDYHFAYPFVVTLAAAGAFKTAPHPHAAALFVDFVLSKEGQQFLVDREFTVMREGMTKLDPEGIKNMVLLDLEFRKSSDDLVEKIAKETFARRSRVR